The following proteins come from a genomic window of Trichoplusia ni isolate ovarian cell line Hi5 chromosome 16, tn1, whole genome shotgun sequence:
- the LOC113502012 gene encoding fork head domain-containing protein FD4-like encodes MPRPPRDSYGDQKPPYSYISLTAMAIWSSPERMLPLSEIYRFITDRFPYYRRNTQRWQNSLRHNLSFNDCFVKVPRRPDRPGKGAYWTLHPQAFDMFENGSLLRRRKRFKLQKGEKDNLNAELAALASFNRAFLARQAGAPPPPPSMPSGGLYTPPLCPQLSPEPAELPEPAAMTMLPQRPRRAFTIEALLEPDSPRLSPSPPTPVLVPVPRLELSYVAAAQRYHAELLAAAHALRPCYLPPPPLPVA; translated from the exons atgccgcggccgccgcgcgatTCCTACGGCGACCAGAAGCCCCCGTACTCGTACATCTCCCTGACGGCGATGGCGATCTGGAGCTCCCCGGAGCGCATGTTGCCGCTGTCTGAGATCTACCGGTTCATCACGGACCGCTTCCCGTATTACCGGCGCAACACGCAGCGCTGGCAGAACTCGCTGCGACACAACCTCTCCTTCAACGACTGCTTCGTGAAGGTGCCGCGCCGCCCGGACCGGCCCGGCAAGGGCGCCTACTGGACGCTGCACCCGCAGGCCTTCGACATGTTCGAGAACGGCTCGCTGCTCAGGAGGCGCAAGAG GTTCAAGTTGCAGAAAGGCGAAAAAGACAATTTGAACGCTGAATTGGCAGCCCTTGCAAGTTTCAACAGAGCATTTCTGGCAAGGCAGGCGGGCGCACCGCCTCCACCACCAAGTATGCCGTCGGGCGGCTTGTACACACCGCCGCTTTGTCCACAATTGAGTCCTGAGCCGGCGGAGCTACCCGAGCCGGCAGCCATGACGATGCTGCCGCAGCGGCCGCGTCGCGCGTTCACCATCGAGGCGCTGCTGGAGCCGGACTCGCCGCGGCTGTCGCCGTCGCCGCCCACGCCCGTGCTGGTGCCGGTGCCGCGGCTGGAGCTGTCGTACGtggcggcggcgcagcgctacCACGCCGAGCTGCTGGCGGCGGCGCACGCGCTGCGCCCCTGCTacctgccgccgccgccgctgcccgTCGCGTGA
- the LOC113501681 gene encoding electron transfer flavoprotein subunit alpha, mitochondrial-like has product MFSPCSRHVFFSTQLRRLQSTLVVAEHNNEALSAATQNTLSAAKKIGGEVSVLVAGTKCGPAAEAIAKANGVSKVLVAESEVFKGFTAETLTPLILATQNQFKFTHILAPATAFGKAILPRVAAKLDVSPITDIIGVKDANTFIRTIYAGNAVLTLEAKDAIKVITVRSTAFPPEPLEGGSAAVDKAPAGDYKSDLVQFVSQELAKSDRPELTSAKNIISGGRGLKSGDNFKLLYDLADKLNAAVGASRAAVDAGFVANDLQIGQTGKIVAPDLYIAVGISGAIQHLAGMKDSKTIVAINKDPEAPIFQVSDYGLVADLFKAVPELTGKL; this is encoded by the exons TTGAGGAGACTTCAGAGTACTTTGGTAGTTGCTGAGCACAACAATGAAGCACTCTCAGCGGCGACACAGAACACCCTGAGTGCTGCCAAGAAGATTGGTGGTGAAGTATCAGTGTTGGTAGCTGGCACCAAGTGTGGCCCT GCTGCTGAAGCCATTGCCAAGGCAAATGGTGTTTCCAAAGTCCTGGTAGCTGAGAGTGAAGTCTTCAAGGGTTTCACCGCTGAGACTCTTACTCCCCTGATCTTGGCCACACAGAACCAGTTCAAATTCACACACATCTTAGCCCCAGCTACTGCCTTCGGCAAAGCTATTCTGCCCAGAGTAGCGGCTAAGCTTGATGTCTCACCAATCACAGACATCATTGGAGTAAAAGATGCTAACACCTTCATCAGAACTATCTATGCAG GTAATGCAGTCCTTACTCTGGAAGCCAAGGACGCGATCAAGGTGATCACTGTCCGTAGCACGGCTTTCCCGCCGGAGCCCCTGGAGGGCGGCTCAGCGGCCGTAGACAAGGCGCCCGCAGGAGACTACAAGAGCGACCTCGTCCAGTTTGTGTCCCAAGAGCTTGCGAAGTCTGACAGGCCTGAGCTTACCAGCGCAAAGAATATCATCTCTGGAG GACGTGGTCTCAAGTCGGGAGACAACTTCAAGCTGCTGTATGACCTAGCCGACAAGCTGAACGCCGCCGTGGGCGCGTCCAGAGCCGCCGTCGACGCCGGCTTCGTCGCCAACGACCTGCAGATCGGACAGACCGGCAAGATTGTTGCACCT GACCTATACATCGCGGTCGGCATCAGCGGTGCTATCCAGCATTTGGCCGGTATGAAGGACTCCAAGACCATCGTCGCTATCAACAAAGACCCTGAGGCACCTATTTTCCAG gtaAGCGACTACGGTCTCGTCGCCGACTTGTTCAAGGCAGTTCCTGAGCTCACTGGCAAGTTGTGA